From Ancylobacter pratisalsi, one genomic window encodes:
- a CDS encoding ABC transporter permease, which yields MRVANVMQLGFKELRGLRRDPMLLVLIVYAFSVSIYTASTAMPETLNHAAISIVDEDRSPASSRIITAFYPPYFSVPGLITPSEMDRRMDAGFDTFALDIPPNFQRDLLAGRSPTIQLNIDATRMSQAFSGGGYVESIVSGEVSEFLNRYRGDTEVPVQLALRARFNQQLSKSWFGAVTNVITSITMLSIVLTGAALIREREHGTIEHLLVMPVTPVEIMLSKIWSMGLVVLVATGASLVFIVQGLLGVPINGSMTLFMLGTVLQLFATTSMGIFLATVAGSMPQFGLLLMLVLLPLQVLSGATTPRESMPQIIQDIMAFTPNTHFVMLAQSILFRGAGLDVVWPQFLALAAIGGALFFLSLRRFRRFMR from the coding sequence ATGCGCGTGGCAAATGTGATGCAGCTCGGCTTCAAGGAACTGCGCGGGCTCAGACGCGACCCGATGCTGCTGGTGCTGATCGTCTATGCCTTCTCGGTTTCGATCTACACCGCCTCGACCGCGATGCCGGAGACGCTCAACCACGCCGCGATCAGCATCGTCGACGAGGACCGCTCGCCCGCCTCCTCGCGGATCATCACCGCGTTCTATCCGCCCTATTTCTCGGTGCCGGGGCTCATCACCCCGTCGGAGATGGACCGGCGCATGGACGCCGGTTTCGACACCTTCGCGCTCGACATTCCCCCGAACTTCCAGCGCGACCTGCTGGCGGGCCGCTCGCCCACCATCCAGCTCAATATCGATGCCACCCGCATGTCGCAGGCGTTCTCGGGCGGGGGCTACGTGGAGTCCATCGTCTCGGGCGAGGTGAGCGAGTTCCTGAACCGCTACCGGGGCGATACCGAGGTTCCGGTCCAGCTTGCCCTGCGCGCGCGCTTCAACCAGCAGCTCAGCAAGAGCTGGTTCGGCGCGGTCACCAATGTGATCACCTCCATCACCATGCTCTCCATCGTGCTCACAGGGGCCGCGCTCATCCGCGAGCGTGAACACGGCACCATCGAGCATCTTCTGGTGATGCCGGTCACCCCGGTCGAGATCATGCTCAGCAAGATCTGGTCGATGGGCTTGGTCGTGCTCGTCGCCACGGGGGCCTCGCTCGTGTTCATCGTCCAGGGCCTGCTGGGCGTTCCCATCAACGGCTCGATGACGCTGTTCATGCTCGGCACGGTCCTTCAGCTCTTCGCGACAACCTCGATGGGCATCTTCCTCGCCACCGTGGCGGGCTCGATGCCGCAATTCGGGCTGCTGCTGATGCTGGTTCTGCTGCCGCTCCAGGTCCTGTCCGGCGCGACGACACCGCGCGAGAGCATGCCGCAGATCATTCAGGACATCATGGCCTTCACGCCGAACACGCATTTCGTCATGCTGGCGCAGTCGATCCTGTTCCGGGGCGCGGGGCTGGATGTGGTCTGGCCGCAGTTCCTGGCGCTGGCGGCCATTGGCGGCGCGCTGTTCTTCCTGTCGCTGCGCCGCTTCAGGCGCTTCATGCGCTAG
- a CDS encoding FGGY family carbohydrate kinase, with product MRVAAVDQGTTSTRCLVVEDGREVRVAAALRHAQSHPRPGWVEQDGEELLANIRAVLDAAGRVDAIAIANQGESCLAWDARSGRPLSPVVVWQDARTADALAARGAEAEARSKAICGLPLDPYFSASKLAWLLAHVPAVSAAHDAGRLRLGTTDAFFLDRLCGAFVTDSATASRTGLLDLATGTWSAELCALHGVPMECLPRIAAVDAGFGTLAGVPVKVSIVDQQAALYGHGCRQPGDAKITFGTGAFLLAVTGSERPAASDLLPTVAWRRAGEGAVFALEGGVYDAGAALDWVRRIGLYAGPEELDGFTGPSALSRGLVFVPALSGLAAPYWDRRAAPLFIGMDAATGRADMVRAALEGIAMLTVGLIEAAAATVGPITTLSIDGGLSQSAYFGRFLAAASGRAVRVPAMHEITSLGLAELCGVDVEPLRANSRHYDPDGSVSAGDHRRFAAAVGKSRDWRGDGPASA from the coding sequence ATGCGGGTCGCGGCGGTTGACCAGGGCACGACCTCGACGCGCTGTCTTGTGGTGGAAGATGGCCGCGAGGTCCGGGTCGCGGCGGCGCTGCGCCATGCCCAGAGCCATCCCCGGCCGGGTTGGGTGGAGCAGGACGGCGAGGAACTTCTGGCCAATATCCGCGCCGTGCTCGACGCGGCGGGCCGGGTGGACGCCATCGCCATCGCCAATCAGGGCGAAAGCTGCCTTGCCTGGGACGCGCGGAGCGGGCGCCCGCTCTCGCCGGTGGTCGTGTGGCAGGATGCGCGCACGGCCGACGCGCTGGCGGCGCGGGGCGCGGAAGCCGAGGCACGCTCGAAAGCGATCTGCGGCCTGCCGCTCGATCCCTATTTCTCGGCCAGCAAGCTGGCCTGGCTTCTGGCCCATGTGCCGGCGGTTTCCGCCGCCCATGATGCGGGCCGGCTGCGGCTTGGCACCACGGACGCCTTTTTTCTGGACCGGCTGTGCGGTGCCTTCGTCACCGACAGCGCGACCGCCTCGCGCACCGGCCTGCTCGACCTCGCGACCGGGACCTGGAGCGCGGAGCTGTGCGCGCTGCATGGCGTGCCGATGGAGTGCCTGCCGCGGATCGCCGCCGTCGATGCCGGGTTCGGCACGCTCGCCGGGGTGCCGGTGAAGGTGTCGATCGTGGACCAGCAGGCGGCGCTTTACGGGCATGGCTGCCGGCAACCAGGCGATGCCAAGATCACCTTCGGCACCGGCGCTTTCCTGCTCGCCGTGACAGGGAGCGAACGGCCCGCTGCCTCCGATCTGCTGCCCACGGTTGCGTGGCGGCGGGCGGGCGAGGGCGCGGTGTTCGCGCTGGAGGGCGGCGTCTACGACGCGGGCGCCGCGCTCGACTGGGTGCGCCGGATCGGCCTTTATGCCGGGCCGGAGGAACTCGACGGCTTCACGGGTCCATCCGCGCTGAGCCGTGGCCTCGTCTTCGTGCCGGCGCTGTCGGGGCTGGCGGCGCCTTACTGGGACCGCAGGGCGGCGCCTTTGTTCATCGGCATGGATGCCGCGACCGGGCGCGCCGACATGGTGCGGGCGGCGCTGGAGGGCATCGCCATGCTCACCGTCGGGCTGATCGAGGCGGCGGCCGCGACGGTTGGACCGATCACCACGCTGTCGATCGACGGCGGCCTGTCGCAGAGCGCCTATTTCGGCCGGTTCCTCGCGGCGGCGAGCGGGCGCGCGGTGCGGGTGCCGGCGATGCACGAGATCACCTCGCTCGGGCTGGCGGAACTGTGCGGGGTGGATGTCGAGCCGCTGCGCGCGAACTCCCGTCACTATGATCCGGACGGTTCGGTCTCGGCCGGCGACCATCGCCGTTTTGCCGCCGCCGTCGGAAAGAGCCGGGACTGGCGCGGCGACGGTCCTGCTAGCGCATGA
- a CDS encoding NAD(P)/FAD-dependent oxidoreductase produces MSATADVIIVGGGPAGVAAAMELRRRGAGKVVLLEREPELGGATRHCSHSPFGMREFGRVYFGAAYGRRLAREAADAGVDIRTGHSVARFHGGGRLEVASAHGVETLTARRVMIATGARERPRSDRLISGDRPIGIVTTGTLQSYVAFHGLMPFRRPVIVGSELVSLSAILTCLTHGARPLALLESEPHMLAPAPFAWFPRMAGVPVHLGTRILDIRGTGRVEAIRFRRQDGVEETIPCDGVLLTGRFTPEAALFRQSEIGVDSASAGPAIDQDGRTLDPLCFASGNLLRAVETGGWAYREGRAVARALALDLAHEPVPSAPTAVTFEAPVKLVVPSLLRRQGSGEPAFRDFQLRFTHRVHGRLSLEIDGREVWAQTRTFFPERRVLVPIPEGASAAGSVRFRFREPG; encoded by the coding sequence ATGAGCGCGACAGCGGATGTCATCATCGTCGGCGGTGGCCCGGCGGGTGTGGCGGCGGCGATGGAACTGCGCCGGCGCGGCGCCGGCAAGGTGGTGCTGCTGGAGCGCGAGCCGGAACTGGGCGGGGCGACGCGCCATTGCAGCCATTCGCCCTTCGGCATGCGCGAATTCGGCCGGGTCTATTTCGGCGCCGCCTATGGGCGCCGGCTGGCCCGCGAGGCCGCGGACGCCGGGGTCGACATACGCACCGGCCATTCGGTGGCGCGGTTTCATGGTGGCGGCCGGCTGGAAGTGGCGTCCGCGCACGGCGTCGAGACCCTGACCGCGCGCCGGGTGATGATCGCCACCGGCGCGCGCGAGCGGCCGCGTTCCGACCGCCTGATCTCCGGGGATCGGCCGATCGGCATCGTCACCACGGGCACGCTGCAATCCTATGTCGCCTTTCACGGGCTGATGCCGTTCAGGCGGCCGGTGATCGTGGGATCGGAGCTGGTCAGCCTCTCCGCCATCCTGACCTGCCTCACCCATGGCGCCCGCCCGCTGGCCCTGCTGGAGAGCGAGCCCCACATGCTGGCGCCGGCGCCCTTCGCCTGGTTTCCGCGCATGGCGGGCGTGCCGGTTCATCTGGGCACGCGGATCCTCGACATTCGCGGCACCGGGCGGGTGGAGGCGATCCGCTTTCGCCGCCAGGACGGCGTCGAGGAGACGATCCCGTGCGACGGCGTGCTGCTGACCGGGCGCTTCACGCCGGAGGCCGCGCTGTTCCGGCAGTCGGAGATCGGAGTCGACAGCGCCAGCGCGGGTCCCGCCATCGATCAGGACGGGCGCACCCTGGACCCGCTGTGTTTTGCCAGCGGCAACCTTCTGCGCGCGGTCGAGACCGGGGGATGGGCCTATCGCGAAGGCCGGGCCGTGGCGCGCGCGCTGGCGCTGGATCTGGCGCATGAGCCGGTGCCATCAGCGCCGACCGCCGTCACTTTCGAGGCGCCGGTGAAACTTGTCGTGCCGAGCCTGCTGCGCCGGCAGGGGAGCGGCGAACCGGCCTTCCGCGACTTCCAGCTCCGCTTCACCCATCGCGTGCACGGGCGGCTGTCGCTGGAGATCGACGGGCGCGAGGTGTGGGCGCAGACGCGCACCTTCTTCCCCGAGCGGCGGGTGCTGGTGCCGATCCCGGAGGGCGCCAGCGCGGCGGGAAGCGTCCGCTTCCGGTTTCGGGAGCCGGGCTGA
- a CDS encoding NAD(P)/FAD-dependent oxidoreductase produces MLRTHAPPSQDLFDVAIIGAGVVGCAVARRFALAGARVVLIEKGSDILSGASKANSAILHTGFDAPPGSLELDLIKAGRAEYLDIRAGLNLPLVTTGALVCAWNEMEAGKLEAIAAQGRANGITALKLMTGAQARTTMPGLSERLVAAIEVEDEHVIDPWTAPLAYLTQAVALGARFLRQAELVEGRFAGEWTLSTSTGDVRALSVVNAAGLFGDVVDRRLGFAPEFEIRPRKGQFVVLDKAAFAHVPRIVLPVPTEITKGVVVCPTAFGNVLVGPTAEEQDDRVRATVETETLEALLERGAQIVPALRAMPVTAVYAGLRPASESKAYRIFTRPEQRAITLGGIRSTGLSAALGLAQHALSLHRAFDAPPLVPVEPPPVALPNLAETRERDWQTPDHGEIVCHCEMVTRREIEAALASDVPPGDFGGLKRRTRAGMGRCQGFYCNARLAQMTKGRLATALAVGDGEGS; encoded by the coding sequence ATGCTCCGCACACACGCCCCACCATCGCAGGACCTTTTCGACGTCGCCATCATCGGCGCGGGCGTGGTCGGCTGCGCCGTTGCCCGGCGTTTCGCGCTGGCCGGGGCCAGGGTGGTGCTGATCGAGAAGGGGAGCGACATCCTCTCCGGCGCCTCCAAGGCCAACAGCGCCATCCTGCACACCGGTTTCGACGCCCCGCCCGGCAGCCTCGAGCTCGACCTGATCAAGGCCGGGCGCGCCGAATATCTCGACATCCGCGCCGGGCTGAACCTGCCGCTGGTGACGACGGGGGCTCTGGTCTGCGCCTGGAACGAGATGGAAGCCGGCAAGCTGGAGGCGATCGCCGCGCAGGGCCGCGCGAATGGCATCACCGCGCTGAAGCTGATGACTGGCGCGCAGGCCCGCACCACCATGCCTGGCCTTTCCGAGCGGCTGGTGGCGGCGATCGAGGTCGAGGACGAGCATGTCATCGACCCCTGGACCGCGCCGCTGGCCTATCTGACGCAGGCGGTGGCCCTCGGCGCCCGTTTCCTGCGCCAGGCCGAACTTGTCGAGGGACGTTTTGCCGGCGAGTGGACGCTCTCGACCAGCACGGGCGATGTGCGCGCGCTCAGCGTCGTCAACGCGGCAGGGCTGTTTGGCGACGTGGTCGACCGCCGCCTCGGCTTCGCACCGGAATTCGAGATCCGGCCGCGCAAGGGCCAGTTCGTGGTGCTGGACAAGGCCGCCTTCGCCCATGTGCCGCGCATCGTGCTGCCGGTTCCGACCGAGATCACCAAGGGCGTGGTGGTCTGCCCGACCGCCTTCGGCAATGTGCTGGTGGGCCCGACCGCCGAGGAACAGGACGACCGCGTCCGTGCCACGGTGGAAACCGAAACGCTGGAAGCGCTGCTGGAGCGGGGCGCGCAGATCGTGCCCGCGCTCCGCGCCATGCCGGTGACGGCGGTCTATGCCGGGCTGCGGCCGGCGAGCGAGAGCAAGGCCTACCGCATCTTCACACGCCCCGAACAGCGCGCGATCACGCTGGGCGGCATCCGCTCCACCGGACTGAGCGCGGCGCTGGGGCTGGCGCAGCATGCCCTGTCGCTGCACAGGGCCTTTGACGCGCCCCCGCTGGTGCCGGTCGAGCCGCCGCCCGTTGCGCTGCCCAACCTTGCGGAGACACGCGAGCGCGACTGGCAGACGCCCGACCACGGCGAGATCGTCTGCCATTGCGAGATGGTGACGCGGCGCGAGATCGAGGCCGCGCTGGCCAGCGACGTGCCGCCGGGGGACTTTGGCGGGCTGAAGCGCCGCACGCGCGCCGGCATGGGGCGCTGCCAGGGTTTTTATTGCAATGCGCGCCTCGCGCAGATGACGAAGGGCCGCCTTGCCACCGCGCTGGCGGTCGGGGACGGCGAGGGCTCATGA
- a CDS encoding twin-arginine translocation signal domain-containing protein encodes MSDTTKKPGAAEKILSTRRNFLGKAGLGAGAALAGSTIAAPYVNAQVGPIKWRLQTYSGAPLGAHVIKPQIDAFNAAANGEMEIELFYADQLVPTSDLFRALQSGTIDAVQSDEASMSAPVDIAVFGGYFPFATRYSLDVPALFRYYGLKEIWEEAYSEVDNVTWLSTGAWDPLHVFTVDKPIRSLADMKGLRVFGVPTAGKFLSKYGLVPVTIPWDNVEVALQTGELDGVAWCGFTEAYEVGWADVCNYALSNSVTGAWFGSYFANSGSWEKVPPHLKELFLMSIDQSHYYRDVWYWGGEAKLRVEGEKMELTSLPPAEWAQVVEDSKGFWDEVAGSSPRAGRVVAAFKKYAETMQKAGYPYR; translated from the coding sequence ATGAGCGACACCACGAAGAAGCCCGGCGCGGCTGAGAAGATACTGTCCACACGCCGTAATTTCCTCGGCAAGGCCGGCCTCGGCGCCGGCGCGGCGCTGGCCGGCTCCACGATCGCGGCGCCCTACGTGAACGCGCAGGTCGGTCCGATCAAGTGGCGCCTGCAGACCTATTCCGGCGCCCCGCTCGGCGCCCACGTCATCAAGCCGCAGATCGACGCCTTCAACGCGGCGGCGAATGGCGAGATGGAGATCGAGCTGTTCTACGCCGACCAGCTGGTGCCCACCTCCGACCTGTTCCGCGCGCTGCAGAGCGGCACCATCGACGCGGTGCAGTCGGACGAAGCCTCGATGTCCGCGCCGGTCGATATCGCCGTGTTCGGCGGCTACTTCCCCTTCGCCACCCGCTACAGCCTCGATGTGCCGGCGCTGTTCCGCTATTACGGCCTGAAGGAGATCTGGGAAGAAGCCTATTCCGAGGTCGACAACGTCACCTGGCTGTCCACCGGCGCGTGGGATCCGCTGCACGTCTTCACCGTCGACAAGCCGATCCGCAGCCTTGCGGACATGAAGGGCCTGCGCGTATTCGGCGTGCCGACCGCCGGCAAGTTCCTCTCCAAGTACGGCCTCGTGCCGGTGACCATCCCGTGGGACAACGTCGAAGTCGCGCTGCAGACCGGCGAGCTGGACGGCGTGGCCTGGTGCGGCTTCACCGAAGCCTATGAAGTGGGCTGGGCGGATGTGTGCAACTACGCGCTCTCCAACTCCGTCACCGGCGCCTGGTTCGGCAGCTACTTCGCCAATTCGGGCAGCTGGGAGAAGGTGCCGCCGCACCTGAAGGAGCTGTTCCTGATGAGCATCGACCAGTCGCACTACTACCGCGACGTCTGGTACTGGGGCGGCGAGGCCAAGCTGCGCGTCGAGGGCGAGAAGATGGAACTCACCTCGCTGCCGCCGGCCGAATGGGCCCAGGTGGTCGAGGATTCCAAGGGCTTCTGGGACGAAGTCGCCGGCTCCAGCCCGCGCGCGGGCCGGGTTGTCGCCGCGTTCAAGAAGTACGCCGAGACCATGCAGAAGGCCGGCTACCCCTATCGCTGA
- a CDS encoding TRAP transporter large permease yields MSYEMIALLMFASMVLLLVSGQRVFAAIGFVAAAAALLLYGQGAVELPFNQVFKLFNWYAMLTLPMFIYMGYVLSESGIAEDLYRMLHVWFGRVRGGLAIGTIFLMVIISAMNGLSVAGMAIGATIALPEMLRRGYDKVLISGVVQGGSSLGILIPPSVVMVLYGMIARQPVSKLWFAGLVPGLIMAALFVVYIIIRARMNPNLAPIVAEEELNMPLREKLALARAGIIPFAIFFFMTGLFVFGYTSLVESSAVGATSATLAAVLKGRFNWRLVRETSMKTLGVSCMFLWLILAALAFGAVFDGLGAVKAIEYLFIGQWNLSPWTIIIMMQVSFLIMGMFLDDTAMLVIVAPLYIPLVKMLDLGFNNQLIWFGVLYTITCQIAYITPPFGYNLFLMRSLAPKEISLVDIYRSIWPFALIMAITIALIMAFPQLALWLPEHMNVRG; encoded by the coding sequence ATGAGCTATGAGATGATCGCTCTCCTGATGTTCGCGTCGATGGTGCTGCTGCTGGTGAGCGGGCAGCGCGTCTTCGCCGCCATCGGCTTCGTCGCCGCCGCCGCGGCGCTGCTGCTCTACGGGCAGGGCGCGGTCGAGCTGCCGTTCAACCAGGTGTTCAAGCTGTTCAACTGGTACGCCATGCTCACCCTGCCCATGTTCATCTACATGGGCTACGTGCTGTCGGAATCCGGCATCGCGGAAGATCTCTACCGCATGCTGCACGTCTGGTTCGGGCGCGTGCGCGGCGGACTGGCCATCGGCACCATCTTCCTGATGGTCATCATCTCCGCGATGAACGGCCTCTCGGTCGCGGGCATGGCGATCGGCGCCACCATCGCGCTGCCGGAAATGCTGCGGCGTGGCTATGACAAGGTGCTGATTTCCGGCGTGGTCCAGGGCGGATCCTCGCTCGGCATCCTGATCCCGCCCTCGGTGGTGATGGTGCTTTACGGCATGATCGCGCGCCAGCCGGTTTCGAAGCTGTGGTTCGCCGGGCTGGTGCCGGGCCTGATCATGGCGGCTCTGTTCGTGGTCTACATCATCATCCGCGCCCGCATGAACCCGAACCTCGCGCCCATCGTGGCGGAGGAAGAGCTGAACATGCCGCTGCGCGAAAAGCTCGCGCTGGCGCGGGCGGGGATCATCCCCTTCGCGATCTTCTTCTTCATGACCGGGCTTTTCGTCTTCGGCTACACCAGCCTGGTCGAGAGCTCGGCGGTCGGCGCCACCTCGGCGACGCTGGCGGCGGTGCTGAAGGGACGGTTCAACTGGCGGCTGGTGCGCGAGACGTCGATGAAGACGCTCGGCGTGTCCTGCATGTTCCTGTGGCTGATCCTCGCCGCGCTCGCCTTCGGCGCGGTGTTCGACGGCCTCGGCGCGGTGAAGGCGATCGAGTACCTGTTCATCGGCCAGTGGAACCTGTCGCCCTGGACCATCATCATCATGATGCAGGTCAGCTTCCTCATCATGGGCATGTTTCTCGACGACACGGCGATGCTGGTGATCGTGGCGCCGCTCTACATACCGCTGGTGAAGATGCTGGATCTCGGCTTCAACAACCAGCTGATCTGGTTCGGTGTGCTGTACACGATTACCTGCCAGATCGCCTATATCACCCCGCCTTTCGGCTACAATCTCTTCCTGATGCGTTCGCTGGCGCCGAAGGAGATCTCGCTGGTCGACATCTACCGGTCGATCTGGCCCTTCGCGCTGATCATGGCGATCACCATCGCGCTGATCATGGCGTTCCCCCAGCTCGCACTCTGGCTACCTGAACACATGAACGTCAGGGGCTGA
- a CDS encoding TRAP transporter small permease subunit translates to MTSEEAKRTEGGAWGLIARYVRLTDRISDYVGYLAASLIFFMGGTLIFDAITRNLIKMPVHWAVELTQFTLAAYYFMGGPITLKNNDHVRMDLWYATLTERGKAKVDLVTVWCLIFYLGVLLAGSISSLQYAIATGERRFSIWNPSVIPIKSLMVVCVMLMLLQAIALVFKHIATLRGEKL, encoded by the coding sequence GTGACTTCGGAAGAGGCAAAACGGACGGAAGGAGGCGCGTGGGGACTGATTGCCCGCTATGTGCGCCTGACGGATCGGATCTCCGACTATGTCGGCTACCTCGCCGCATCGCTCATCTTCTTCATGGGCGGGACGCTGATCTTCGACGCGATCACCCGCAACCTGATCAAGATGCCGGTGCACTGGGCGGTGGAACTGACCCAGTTCACGCTCGCGGCCTATTACTTCATGGGCGGCCCGATCACGCTGAAGAACAACGATCATGTCCGCATGGACCTGTGGTACGCGACGCTCACCGAGCGCGGCAAGGCCAAGGTCGACCTGGTCACCGTGTGGTGTCTGATCTTCTATCTCGGCGTGCTGCTCGCGGGCTCCATCTCCAGCCTGCAATATGCCATCGCCACCGGTGAGAGGCGGTTCTCGATCTGGAACCCGTCGGTGATCCCGATCAAGTCGCTGATGGTCGTGTGCGTCATGCTGATGCTGCTGCAAGCCATAGCGCTCGTCTTCAAGCACATCGCCACCCTGCGTGGGGAGAAGCTGTGA